The following proteins are encoded in a genomic region of Sorangiineae bacterium MSr12523:
- a CDS encoding response regulator: MNARTDPKTREARASSVDVHALLREILLDKKASIIAAGQQVSLELNARRPHVKGERDTLREFLDHGLDTLLTGAAQGTRLVVGTVTIDHRVKLRMVCGERSFETELSTFINTDPPAPSPLVVAPSAPVLAGTRTVLVVDDDIDTVALLRRVLERRGYEVLGATSLAEALMVAGTQSFDVLISDVGLPDGSGVELMDRLGRPHHAIALTGVSSEEDIARIRAAGFRQHLTKPVSLTTLESAISELLKSA; this comes from the coding sequence ATGAACGCCAGGACGGACCCGAAGACCCGCGAAGCACGCGCATCGTCGGTGGACGTCCATGCGCTCCTACGCGAAATCCTCCTGGACAAGAAGGCGTCCATCATCGCGGCCGGTCAGCAGGTGTCGTTGGAGCTCAATGCGCGGCGCCCCCATGTTAAAGGGGAGAGGGATACCCTGCGCGAGTTCCTCGACCACGGCCTCGACACCCTGCTCACGGGCGCCGCACAAGGTACGCGCCTCGTTGTCGGCACGGTGACGATCGATCATCGCGTCAAGCTGCGCATGGTCTGCGGCGAGCGTTCGTTCGAAACGGAACTTTCGACCTTCATCAACACCGATCCTCCGGCGCCATCGCCGTTGGTGGTCGCGCCCAGCGCGCCGGTACTTGCAGGTACACGCACCGTGTTGGTGGTCGATGACGATATCGATACCGTCGCTCTCTTGCGGCGGGTGCTGGAACGTCGAGGTTACGAGGTCTTGGGGGCGACCAGTTTGGCCGAAGCGTTGATGGTAGCCGGCACACAATCGTTCGACGTCTTGATCAGCGACGTCGGACTGCCCGATGGCAGCGGTGTCGAGTTGATGGATCGTCTGGGTAGGCCTCATCACGCCATCGCCCTGACGGGCGTGAGCTCGGAGGAGGACATCGCTCGGATCCGTGCAGCCGGTTTTCGTCAGCACCTCACCAAACCCGTGAGTCTCACCACCCTTGAATCCGCCATCTCCGAGCTTCTGAAATCGGCGTAA